In the genome of uncultured Pseudodesulfovibrio sp., one region contains:
- a CDS encoding AsnC family transcriptional regulator, with product MDNYDKQILDIIQSHFPLASRPYEEVGKQVGLTEAEVLERIRAMKESGLIRRMGANFTSQALGWQSTLCAASVPEDKLDEFVAEVNKHDGVTHNYLRENEFNVWFALIAPDMDAVESILASITAATGIKVLNLPADKLFKIKVDFKMDK from the coding sequence ATGGACAATTACGACAAGCAGATACTCGACATCATCCAGTCCCATTTCCCGCTCGCTTCCCGTCCCTACGAGGAAGTCGGCAAACAGGTGGGCTTGACCGAAGCCGAGGTACTGGAACGGATACGGGCCATGAAGGAATCCGGACTGATCCGGCGCATGGGGGCGAACTTCACGTCCCAGGCGTTGGGTTGGCAGTCCACCCTGTGTGCGGCCAGCGTTCCCGAGGACAAGCTCGACGAGTTCGTGGCCGAGGTGAACAAGCACGACGGGGTGACGCACAACTATCTGCGTGAGAACGAGTTCAACGTCTGGTTCGCGCTCATCGCCCCGGACATGGACGCCGTGGAAAGCATCCTGGCCTCGATCACCGCAGCCACGGGCATCAAGGTCCTCAATCTCCCGGCGGACAAGCTGTTCAAGATCAAAGTCGATTTCAAGATGGACAAGTAG
- the ahbD gene encoding heme b synthase — MSEHPKGHPGSMTGCPPEGHPGGHPHGKMHPGAEHAPKKYLDDGVTPICRLIAWEVTRSCNLACKHCRAEAHPEPYEGELSTAEAKALIDTFPDVGSPIIIFTGGEPMMRADVYELIAYAKGKGMRCVMAPNGTLITPETAQKMKDAGIERCSISIDAPEAAQHDEFRGELGAFDASMRGIQYLKDVGIEFQINTTVTKNNLHLFKDIFNLCEKIGASAWHIFLLVPTGRAVELGAEVITAEEYEDVLNWFYDFRKTTNMQLKATCAPHYHRILRQRAKEEGVPVNFENFGLDAVSRGCLGGIGFCFISHRGQVQPCGYLELDCGNVRDIPFPDIWKKSQQFLNLRNPEVYDGKCGHCEYEKVCGGCRARAQTMKGHYLKEEPLCSYTPKKKPKA; from the coding sequence ATGAGCGAACATCCCAAAGGCCACCCCGGCTCCATGACCGGCTGTCCGCCCGAAGGCCACCCCGGCGGTCATCCCCACGGCAAGATGCACCCCGGCGCGGAACACGCGCCCAAGAAGTACCTCGACGACGGCGTTACGCCCATCTGTCGGCTCATCGCCTGGGAAGTGACCCGGTCCTGCAACCTGGCCTGCAAGCACTGCCGGGCCGAAGCGCACCCCGAACCCTACGAGGGCGAACTGTCCACCGCCGAGGCCAAGGCGCTCATCGACACTTTCCCGGACGTGGGCTCTCCGATCATCATCTTCACCGGCGGCGAGCCCATGATGCGGGCCGACGTCTACGAGCTGATCGCCTACGCCAAGGGCAAGGGCATGCGCTGCGTCATGGCCCCCAACGGCACGCTGATCACCCCGGAGACCGCCCAGAAGATGAAGGACGCGGGCATCGAACGCTGCTCCATCTCCATCGACGCGCCCGAGGCCGCCCAGCACGACGAGTTCCGTGGCGAACTCGGCGCGTTCGACGCCTCCATGCGCGGCATCCAGTATCTCAAGGATGTGGGCATCGAGTTCCAGATCAACACCACGGTGACCAAGAACAACCTGCATCTCTTCAAGGACATCTTCAATCTCTGCGAAAAGATCGGCGCGTCCGCGTGGCACATCTTCCTGCTCGTGCCCACAGGACGGGCCGTTGAGCTCGGAGCCGAGGTCATCACCGCCGAAGAGTACGAGGACGTGCTCAACTGGTTCTACGACTTCCGCAAGACCACCAATATGCAGCTCAAAGCCACCTGCGCGCCCCACTACCACCGCATCCTGCGTCAGCGGGCCAAGGAGGAAGGCGTCCCGGTCAACTTCGAGAACTTCGGCCTGGACGCGGTCTCCCGCGGCTGCCTGGGCGGCATCGGCTTCTGCTTCATCTCCCACCGGGGCCAGGTCCAGCCGTGCGGCTACCTGGAACTGGACTGCGGCAACGTCCGCGACATCCCCTTCCCGGACATCTGGAAGAAATCACAGCAGTTCCTCAACCTGCGCAACCCCGAAGTCTACGACGGCAAGTGCGGCCACTGCGAATACGAAAAGGTCTGCGGCGGCTGCCGCGCCCGCGCCCAAACCATGAAGGGCCACTATTTGAAAGAGGAGCCTCTGTGCTCCTACACCCCGAAAAAAAAGCCGAAGGCGTAA
- the hemB gene encoding porphobilinogen synthase, with translation MIPTDFYRGRRLRTSAAMRELVREHAVTANDLVMLYFVIDTDDEDFKKEIPSMPGQFQLSLKQLEIKIAEAVDNGLKALMLFGIPRAKDEMGSGAYDDNGIIQKAIRMIKNRWPEMIVLADTCLCEYTSHGHCGVVKNEYVQNDPTLNLLARTAVSQAKAGADIIAPSDMMDGRVAAIRAALDEEGFINVPIMSYAVKYASSFYGPFREAAEGAPKFGDRKTYQMDPPNVREAMREAAADLDEGADFLMVKPGQPYLDIVRLVRDNFDTPVAVYQVSGEYAMIKAAALNGWVDEQSIVMESLVGFKRAGADLILSYFTEDVLKVLK, from the coding sequence ATGATACCCACAGATTTCTATCGCGGCCGCAGGCTGCGGACCTCGGCAGCCATGCGTGAACTGGTGCGCGAACACGCCGTCACGGCCAACGACCTGGTCATGCTCTATTTCGTCATCGACACCGACGACGAGGATTTCAAGAAGGAAATCCCGTCCATGCCCGGCCAGTTCCAGCTCTCCCTCAAGCAGCTGGAGATCAAGATTGCCGAGGCCGTGGATAATGGGCTCAAGGCGCTGATGCTCTTCGGCATCCCCAGAGCCAAGGACGAGATGGGTTCCGGAGCCTACGACGACAACGGGATCATCCAGAAGGCCATCCGCATGATCAAGAACCGCTGGCCCGAGATGATCGTCCTGGCCGACACCTGCCTGTGCGAGTACACCTCCCACGGCCACTGCGGCGTGGTCAAAAACGAGTACGTCCAGAACGACCCCACCCTGAACCTGCTGGCCCGCACCGCCGTGTCCCAGGCCAAGGCCGGAGCCGACATCATCGCCCCGTCCGACATGATGGACGGCCGCGTTGCCGCCATCCGCGCCGCACTGGACGAAGAAGGCTTCATCAACGTTCCGATCATGTCCTACGCGGTCAAATACGCCTCGTCCTTCTACGGCCCGTTCCGCGAGGCTGCCGAGGGCGCGCCCAAGTTCGGCGACCGCAAGACCTACCAGATGGACCCGCCCAACGTGCGCGAGGCCATGCGCGAAGCGGCTGCCGACCTGGATGAGGGCGCCGACTTCCTGATGGTCAAGCCCGGCCAGCCATACCTGGACATCGTCCGACTAGTCCGAGACAATTTCGACACCCCGGTGGCCGTCTACCAGGTCAGCGGGGAATACGCCATGATCAAGGCCGCCGCCCTCAACGGCTGGGTCGACGAACAGTCCATTGTCATGGAATCCCTGGTCGGCTTCAAGCGGGCTGGCGCGGATCTGATTCTGTCCTACTTCACCGAAGACGTACTCAAGGTATTGAAATAA
- the ahbC gene encoding 12,18-didecarboxysiroheme deacetylase: MIGISKLYCGAVEASDALRYNRESGQLPSHLLQFSKDKKPVVVWNMTQRCNLKCVHCYAHAVDPSTHEDPISTEKAKEMIDDLAQFGAPVLLFSGGEPLVREDLVELAKYTTAKGMRAVISTNGTLITKAKARELKEVGLSYVGISIDGNEEVHDKFRGVKGSYKKALQGVENCKAEGLKVGLRFTINKRNAVEIPHLFDLIEQMDIPRICFYHLVYSGRGSELINEDLDHQETRDVVNLIMDRTRALFDKGLPKEVLTVDNHADGPLVYYRLLKEDPERAKEVLELLKWNEGNSSGRGIGCISWDGKVHADQFMRHHTFGNVLERPFSEIWTDENIELLHKLKDKRPHVGGRCAGCRFLNICGGNFRARAEAYYDDFWAQDPACYLTDEEITGEKL; this comes from the coding sequence ATGATAGGCATTTCCAAATTGTACTGCGGCGCCGTGGAAGCGTCCGACGCCTTGCGTTACAACCGTGAATCCGGGCAGCTGCCGTCCCATCTGCTTCAATTTTCAAAAGATAAAAAGCCGGTAGTGGTCTGGAACATGACCCAGCGGTGCAACCTCAAGTGTGTGCACTGTTACGCCCACGCCGTGGACCCCAGCACACATGAGGACCCCATTTCCACCGAAAAGGCCAAGGAGATGATCGACGATCTGGCCCAGTTCGGCGCACCGGTCCTGCTTTTCTCCGGCGGCGAGCCCCTGGTCCGCGAGGACCTGGTGGAACTGGCCAAGTACACCACCGCCAAGGGGATGCGCGCCGTCATCTCCACCAACGGCACCCTGATCACCAAGGCCAAGGCCCGCGAGCTCAAGGAAGTCGGTCTGTCCTACGTGGGTATCTCCATCGACGGTAACGAGGAAGTCCACGACAAGTTCCGTGGCGTCAAAGGTTCCTACAAGAAGGCCCTCCAGGGCGTCGAGAACTGCAAGGCCGAAGGCCTCAAGGTCGGCCTGCGCTTCACCATCAACAAGCGCAACGCCGTGGAGATTCCCCACCTGTTCGACCTTATCGAGCAGATGGACATCCCGCGCATCTGTTTCTACCACCTGGTCTACTCCGGTCGTGGTTCCGAGCTGATCAACGAGGATCTGGACCATCAGGAGACCCGCGATGTGGTCAACCTGATCATGGACCGCACCCGCGCTCTGTTCGACAAGGGCCTGCCCAAGGAAGTCCTGACCGTGGATAACCACGCCGACGGCCCCCTGGTCTACTACCGCCTGCTCAAGGAAGACCCCGAACGCGCCAAGGAAGTGCTCGAGCTGCTCAAGTGGAACGAGGGCAACTCCTCGGGCCGCGGCATCGGCTGCATCTCCTGGGACGGCAAGGTCCACGCTGACCAGTTCATGCGTCACCACACCTTCGGCAACGTTCTGGAGCGGCCCTTCTCCGAGATCTGGACCGATGAGAACATCGAGCTCCTGCACAAGCTCAAGGACAAGCGCCCCCATGTGGGCGGCCGCTGTGCCGGTTGCCGCTTCCTGAACATCTGCGGCGGCAACTTCCGCGCCCGCGCAGAAGCCTACTACGACGACTTCTGGGCACAGGACCCCGCCTGCTACCTCACCGACGAAGAAATCACCGGCGAGAAGCTGTAA
- a CDS encoding OmpA family protein: MKKALLFSLLLTMAACSHVSFSLTDQTKVYTDAPVRKSALQVSVHPKGRQYTPLTAYFHPFIIQQENADHAALSASFTQIFYSAWTEERLFSTMELAQGYGYQGYSSALESARRRGADLLVIGRVPYFYDGTTLDDSAVTIQVDVYAAGSGTLLWTMLQSASIEQRNPDDYVVVLHETRMSHSPFNQIIRAIAKDMAVPLKGWLPDPDANYPYASTPEGVKTGLTGVPATGAQGMDLPPDAASSTMAPTNGAQATQGGAENGADKPKTAGDGTPRPDVSGVDLNIQFDFDKATIKPDSLAVLDALGETLNSPEFKGRGIVVGGHTDASGNAQYNLQLSKQRADSVKAYLVDKWKIDPDLIQAVGFGKSRPLTQGTTAADQQRNRRVEVRLADPAM; encoded by the coding sequence ATGAAAAAAGCTCTACTTTTCAGCCTGTTGCTGACCATGGCCGCGTGCTCGCACGTGAGCTTCTCCCTGACCGACCAGACCAAGGTCTACACGGACGCGCCCGTCAGGAAATCGGCACTCCAGGTTTCGGTCCACCCCAAGGGCAGGCAGTACACACCCCTGACCGCCTATTTCCACCCGTTCATCATCCAGCAGGAAAACGCGGACCATGCTGCCCTGTCCGCTTCGTTCACGCAGATTTTCTACAGCGCCTGGACCGAGGAGCGCCTGTTCTCGACCATGGAACTGGCACAGGGCTACGGGTATCAGGGGTATTCCTCGGCTCTGGAATCCGCCAGACGACGCGGCGCGGACCTGCTGGTCATCGGCAGGGTCCCCTATTTTTATGACGGAACCACCCTGGACGACTCGGCTGTGACCATTCAGGTGGACGTGTACGCAGCGGGTAGCGGTACCCTGCTGTGGACCATGCTCCAGTCCGCGAGCATCGAACAGCGCAACCCGGACGACTACGTTGTCGTGCTCCATGAAACGCGCATGTCCCACAGCCCGTTCAACCAGATCATCCGGGCCATCGCCAAGGACATGGCTGTGCCGCTCAAGGGCTGGCTGCCAGACCCGGATGCGAACTATCCCTATGCCTCCACCCCCGAAGGGGTGAAGACCGGACTCACGGGCGTTCCCGCAACAGGTGCGCAAGGCATGGACCTGCCGCCCGATGCCGCGTCCTCTACGATGGCACCGACCAACGGCGCACAGGCTACGCAGGGCGGCGCGGAGAACGGAGCCGACAAGCCCAAAACGGCAGGCGACGGGACTCCCCGGCCCGACGTCTCCGGGGTTGACCTGAACATCCAGTTCGACTTCGACAAGGCGACCATCAAACCCGATTCGCTCGCCGTGCTGGACGCCCTGGGTGAAACCCTCAACTCCCCCGAGTTCAAGGGACGCGGCATCGTGGTCGGCGGCCACACCGACGCTTCGGGAAATGCCCAATACAATCTTCAGCTCTCCAAACAACGGGCCGATTCGGTAAAAGCGTACCTGGTGGACAAGTGGAAAATCGATCCTGATCTTATCCAGGCCGTTGGTTTCGGAAAATCCCGCCCTCTGACTCAAGGGACCACAGCCGCGGATCAACAGCGAAACCGCAGGGTTGAGGTCCGGCTGGCCGATCCGGCCATGTAA
- a CDS encoding YIP1 family protein yields MQIICPECRFTREVDESKIPARSQVATCPKCQTKFKFRDLPDEDFLIDEPETPSEPAPRTEAKAEPAVRNTAEPRMKHRAPPVIGSGLRKNDSSRPEQADEPKDKAFPGLPDEEDNGDGLWQRLHTMTPPEKPRAAGDDRYEEPEDAPYDEHYGDADDQRHNAYQDQEPVPGWTGEFNEDFPDPMQSDFAAGDDSEEAPMQVPPPFEQLDRYGFFHGLFLTLKLVLISPRLFFSVMPVGNGLSKPLTFAILVSMIQTVVQYAWGIVGLTPGMDVTAQGLQAVPYDATNGLFELLLTPAIVALSLFAISGFYHLILSVLKSSNKGFEGSFRAVAYAYAPMMTGIIPMFTANFMAGWMLFNAIWGLVLTAIGLKYIHKASYTKIVAVLLIPFLLGMIAAVMMMRGQVPTV; encoded by the coding sequence ATGCAGATAATATGTCCCGAATGCAGGTTCACCCGCGAGGTGGACGAGAGCAAGATACCCGCCCGCTCCCAGGTGGCGACCTGCCCCAAATGCCAGACCAAGTTCAAGTTCCGCGATTTGCCGGATGAAGACTTCCTCATCGACGAACCCGAAACGCCCAGCGAACCGGCTCCCCGGACCGAAGCCAAGGCCGAACCGGCGGTGCGCAACACCGCAGAGCCCAGGATGAAGCACAGAGCCCCGCCCGTCATCGGGAGCGGCCTGCGCAAGAACGATTCGTCCCGTCCCGAACAGGCCGACGAGCCCAAGGACAAGGCCTTTCCTGGCCTGCCCGATGAAGAGGACAACGGCGACGGGCTGTGGCAACGGCTGCACACCATGACTCCGCCCGAGAAGCCCCGCGCCGCCGGGGACGACCGCTACGAGGAGCCGGAGGACGCGCCCTACGACGAGCATTACGGCGACGCCGACGACCAGCGGCACAATGCCTATCAGGATCAGGAGCCCGTACCCGGCTGGACCGGCGAATTCAACGAGGATTTCCCGGACCCCATGCAGTCCGATTTCGCGGCCGGCGACGACTCCGAAGAGGCTCCCATGCAGGTGCCGCCGCCGTTCGAGCAGCTGGACCGCTACGGCTTCTTCCACGGCCTGTTTCTGACCCTGAAGCTGGTCCTGATCTCGCCGCGCCTGTTCTTCTCGGTCATGCCCGTGGGCAACGGGCTGTCCAAACCCCTGACCTTCGCCATTCTGGTCTCCATGATCCAGACCGTGGTCCAGTACGCCTGGGGCATAGTCGGCCTGACTCCGGGCATGGACGTCACGGCGCAGGGTCTCCAGGCCGTCCCTTACGACGCCACCAATGGGCTGTTCGAGCTGCTGCTCACTCCGGCCATCGTGGCCCTGTCACTGTTCGCCATCTCCGGGTTCTATCACCTCATTCTCAGCGTGCTGAAATCCAGCAACAAGGGATTTGAGGGATCGTTCCGGGCCGTGGCATACGCCTACGCACCCATGATGACCGGGATCATCCCCATGTTCACCGCCAACTTCATGGCGGGCTGGATGCTGTTCAACGCGATCTGGGGATTGGTCCTGACCGCCATCGGTTTGAAATACATTCACAAGGCCAGCTACACCAAGATCGTGGCAGTACTCCTGATTCCCTTCCTGCTGGGCATGATCGCGGCTGTGATGATGATGCGGGGCCAGGTGCCGACCGTCTAG
- a CDS encoding glycosyl transferase family 2: MNNRLIEAYTAAVLEFDFQNAAPASLPPASDAAEVAAFAERSLRILEKSRGETLVLFGLGNGEHALALAAGLPETARLVVCETDPATARAFLAANPMWNAPDARTVVLADTSPWAQLYILAMSGISPDKAALALNPSLSEETRGAYRNLQRLFMNAKPHQAINSSYLSHVGVQAPDLSVGVILAPDEPGLDEFFAQFPDWVREVVVLWDAEQAPGRDFACAAPIRQLAHPLDDFASQRNRMLDGCTGDWVLYLDGDERFSEDVWGLLPACLLVKRLTACWFPRMTLYPDETRCKAGYGLWPDLQLRLFRNEEGVRFTRPVHERLTGVEGRTALVLDAPILHYSRLTKSPEALAAKLKRFDAASGGGISHVLSDDYPTIARDLLSEATFLVGSLSMLLLEENPA; encoded by the coding sequence ATGAACAATAGATTGATTGAAGCATATACCGCCGCCGTTCTTGAATTCGACTTCCAGAATGCGGCTCCGGCCTCGCTCCCGCCCGCATCCGATGCTGCCGAAGTGGCCGCCTTTGCCGAACGCTCTCTGCGCATCCTCGAAAAGAGCCGGGGCGAGACCCTGGTTCTCTTCGGCCTGGGCAATGGAGAACACGCGCTGGCCCTGGCCGCAGGGCTGCCCGAAACCGCCAGACTGGTGGTCTGTGAAACCGACCCGGCTACGGCGCGCGCCTTTCTGGCCGCCAATCCCATGTGGAATGCTCCGGATGCGAGGACGGTTGTTCTGGCCGACACTTCGCCCTGGGCGCAGCTCTATATCCTGGCCATGAGCGGCATCAGCCCGGACAAGGCGGCCCTGGCCCTGAACCCGTCTCTGTCCGAGGAGACCCGCGGGGCATACCGCAATCTCCAGCGACTGTTCATGAACGCCAAGCCCCACCAGGCCATCAACAGCTCATACCTGAGCCATGTCGGCGTTCAGGCCCCGGACCTGTCCGTGGGCGTGATCCTGGCTCCGGACGAGCCCGGGCTCGATGAATTTTTCGCCCAGTTTCCGGACTGGGTCCGCGAAGTGGTGGTCCTCTGGGACGCCGAACAAGCGCCCGGCCGCGACTTCGCCTGCGCCGCGCCCATTCGCCAACTGGCCCATCCCCTGGACGACTTCGCCAGCCAGCGCAATCGCATGCTCGACGGGTGTACCGGTGACTGGGTCCTGTACCTGGACGGCGATGAACGGTTCAGCGAGGATGTCTGGGGGCTGCTCCCGGCCTGCCTGCTGGTGAAAAGACTCACGGCCTGCTGGTTCCCGCGCATGACCCTGTACCCGGACGAGACCCGCTGCAAAGCGGGCTACGGTCTGTGGCCCGACCTGCAGCTCAGGCTCTTCCGCAACGAGGAAGGCGTGCGCTTCACCCGGCCCGTGCATGAGCGGCTCACCGGGGTCGAGGGCCGCACGGCCCTGGTTCTGGACGCGCCCATCCTGCATTACAGCCGACTGACCAAATCCCCGGAAGCCCTGGCAGCCAAGCTCAAGCGGTTCGACGCGGCCTCGGGTGGCGGCATCAGCCACGTGCTCAGCGACGATTACCCGACCATCGCCCGCGATCTTCTGTCCGAAGCGACCTTTCTGGTAGGCTCCCTGTCCATGCTTTTGCTGGAGGAAAACCCGGCCTGA
- a CDS encoding glycosyltransferase family 4 protein, protein MIEPPVRVLHVIKSLSLGGTEKVMQLFVTNLDQSRFTPAVYSRMNGVRAAQIRTAGVDTFIGGDLLGVLDRFKPDIVHVHRAGWPEPDLLKPIKRARVPVVVETNVFGRHDPSPQAEIIDHTLFVSRFCLDRFIKVTGIGPDPDRYSYLYNPVDTDLFARMARQDRDFTRPVAGRISRPDPGKWSRLALDFLPLLVREVPDFRYFIIGGIPEAEEYVRTHGLQGHVLFREQVRTDSEIASFLNGVSVLAHANDTGESFGLVIAEAMACGLPVVTHPSEGLRDNAQLELVDHGVTGLVANSGEEYAMALKYLFSHPDEARRMGKAGQEKAARLFRMQDIARKLEAVYLELLRRKGIRNEQ, encoded by the coding sequence ATGATTGAACCCCCTGTCCGCGTGCTCCACGTGATCAAATCCCTGAGTCTGGGCGGCACGGAGAAGGTCATGCAGCTCTTCGTGACCAACCTCGATCAGTCCAGGTTCACCCCGGCGGTCTACAGCCGGATGAACGGCGTGCGCGCCGCCCAGATACGCACGGCGGGCGTGGACACCTTCATCGGGGGCGACCTGCTCGGCGTGCTCGACCGCTTCAAACCGGACATCGTGCACGTACACCGCGCGGGATGGCCCGAACCGGACCTGCTCAAACCCATCAAGCGCGCCCGCGTACCCGTGGTGGTGGAGACCAACGTCTTCGGCCGCCACGACCCCAGCCCGCAGGCCGAGATAATCGACCACACCCTGTTCGTCTCGCGCTTTTGCCTGGACCGCTTCATCAAGGTCACGGGCATCGGCCCCGACCCGGACCGCTATTCATACCTGTACAATCCCGTTGACACCGACCTGTTCGCCAGGATGGCCAGACAGGACCGGGATTTCACCAGGCCCGTGGCAGGGCGTATCTCACGGCCCGACCCTGGCAAATGGTCACGCCTCGCCCTGGACTTTCTGCCCCTGCTCGTGCGCGAGGTGCCGGACTTCCGCTACTTCATCATCGGCGGCATTCCCGAGGCCGAGGAGTACGTGCGCACACACGGCCTGCAGGGACACGTCCTGTTTCGCGAACAGGTCCGTACGGACTCTGAGATCGCCTCCTTTCTGAACGGGGTTTCGGTCCTTGCCCACGCCAACGACACGGGCGAGTCTTTCGGACTGGTCATTGCCGAGGCCATGGCCTGCGGCCTGCCCGTAGTCACCCACCCGAGCGAGGGGCTGCGTGACAACGCCCAGCTCGAACTGGTGGACCACGGCGTCACCGGGCTTGTGGCAAACAGCGGGGAGGAGTATGCAATGGCCCTCAAGTATCTGTTTTCCCATCCCGATGAAGCTCGACGCATGGGGAAGGCCGGTCAGGAAAAGGCCGCACGCCTGTTCCGCATGCAGGATATCGCCCGGAAACTCGAAGCCGTGTACCTGGAACTGCTCCGACGCAAAGGAATCCGCAATGAACAATAG
- the fliS gene encoding flagellar export chaperone FliS, whose amino-acid sequence MANPAKAYLATQIETTTQGELLLMLYEAAIKFLKRAKREIDNRDYAKKGIYISKAMAIIHELSESLNKEKGGDITPKLGQLYMFCTSQLVKANIRLDNKMIDDVIKILDGLRSAYAQIVPIHDGKAAPGDTVSKSAPQAAPVPQTPQAPPVLNVQTPPAQPQTAPKAKPKPATKAAPAEPAAPAPLRTGASAAKFRAANAYNNANR is encoded by the coding sequence ATGGCCAACCCAGCGAAGGCATACCTGGCGACCCAGATCGAAACCACCACCCAGGGGGAACTCCTCCTCATGCTCTATGAGGCGGCGATCAAATTCCTCAAACGGGCGAAGCGGGAAATCGACAACAGGGACTATGCCAAAAAGGGCATCTACATATCCAAGGCCATGGCGATCATCCATGAGCTGTCAGAAAGTCTGAACAAGGAAAAGGGAGGGGATATCACTCCCAAGCTTGGACAGCTGTACATGTTCTGCACCTCTCAGTTGGTCAAGGCCAACATCCGTCTGGACAACAAGATGATCGACGACGTCATCAAGATCCTGGACGGCTTGCGCTCGGCCTACGCCCAAATCGTGCCTATCCACGACGGCAAGGCGGCCCCCGGCGACACCGTTTCCAAGAGCGCGCCGCAGGCCGCTCCGGTACCGCAGACTCCGCAGGCACCGCCGGTCCTGAACGTGCAGACTCCCCCGGCTCAGCCGCAGACCGCGCCCAAGGCAAAGCCTAAGCCTGCAACCAAGGCCGCACCAGCCGAGCCTGCCGCCCCTGCCCCGCTGCGCACCGGGGCCTCGGCCGCCAAATTCCGCGCGGCCAACGCGTACAACAACGCCAACCGATGA